One Helianthus annuus cultivar XRQ/B chromosome 12, HanXRQr2.0-SUNRISE, whole genome shotgun sequence genomic region harbors:
- the LOC110891749 gene encoding peptidyl-prolyl cis-trans isomerase Pin1: protein MSSSSDKVRALHILIKHEGSRRKASWKDPEGRIISNTASDAAVSQLKALRDDILSGKSKFEDVESRYSDCSSTKRGGDLGSFERKQVDDLRFVAELGAVGSKRNE, encoded by the coding sequence ATGTCTTCTTCTTCCGACAAAGTTAGGGCTTTACACATACTGATTAAACACGAAGGATCTAGACGTAAGGCGTCATGGAAGGATCCAGAAGGTCGCATCATTAGCAACACCGCCAGCGACGCTGCAGTCTCTCAGCTCAAAGCGCTCCGAGACGACATACTTTCAGGGAAATCGAAGTTTGAAGATGTGGAGTCTCGTTATTCTGATTGTAGCTCTACTAAACGCGGTGGAGATCTCGGTTCGTTTGAAAGGAAGCAGGTAGACGATCTTCGGTTTGTGGCTGAACTAGGTGCAGTTGGTTCAAAAAGGAATGAATGA